One Candidatus Hydrogenedentota bacterium DNA window includes the following coding sequences:
- a CDS encoding heme-binding protein, with amino-acid sequence MGYTSTKDIETPQYSVIREADGYEIRECAGYIRAEVTLQGAYRETLYAGFREVAPRQFAVLEFGGYATERRAQRKIERLQEALDRDGVVTAGNPIVAQHDPPWTPFCMRHNEIQAPVE; translated from the coding sequence GTGGGGTATACGTCAACCAAGGATATCGAGACGCCTCAGTACAGCGTCATCCGCGAAGCGGATGGTTATGAGATTCGCGAGTGCGCGGGGTATATCCGGGCGGAGGTCACGTTGCAGGGCGCATACCGGGAGACGCTGTACGCCGGATTCCGCGAAGTGGCGCCGCGGCAGTTCGCGGTGCTCGAATTTGGCGGCTATGCGACCGAGCGGCGCGCGCAGCGGAAAATCGAGCGGCTGCAGGAAGCGCTCGACCGCGACGGCGTCGTGACGGCGGGCAATCCGATCGTCGCCCAGCATGATCCGCCGTGGACGCCCTTCTGCATGCGCCATAACGAAATTCAGGCGCCTGTCGAGTAA
- a CDS encoding DUF2878 family protein, producing MQIMKPDSNRLTAVDAGVIAFVSAAICLAADRLVLMDILVPAALIARMAVLFRLRKAEGVCFRAEAAFFAVCTLLGAYNDWSTVCWRGVYDYNVPHEFAFSTLPMWMLLYWGMILRFMARFARWRALGAPLRLANTVGFGRLRVESGAAKVALILALTFATRFMVFRAYLDPVWSWLPFLIALAVYLVLCPPDRHDVRLMAVVLVAGPLVEILYINVGGLHRYHLGWIGGVPLWIAVWWILVILIWKDIAFRIEAALQEWLPDRP from the coding sequence ATGCAGATTATGAAACCCGACTCCAACCGGCTCACCGCGGTTGATGCAGGCGTCATCGCGTTTGTCAGCGCGGCTATCTGCCTGGCCGCGGACCGGCTCGTCCTGATGGATATCCTGGTGCCGGCCGCGCTCATTGCGCGCATGGCGGTCCTGTTCCGGCTGCGCAAGGCGGAAGGTGTCTGTTTCCGGGCCGAAGCGGCATTCTTCGCCGTTTGCACGTTATTGGGCGCTTATAACGACTGGAGCACGGTCTGCTGGCGCGGCGTTTACGACTACAACGTGCCGCACGAGTTCGCTTTTTCAACGCTGCCCATGTGGATGCTGCTGTACTGGGGCATGATTCTGCGGTTCATGGCCCGGTTCGCGCGGTGGCGGGCCCTCGGTGCACCGTTGCGCCTTGCGAACACGGTGGGATTCGGCCGCCTGCGCGTCGAAAGCGGCGCCGCGAAGGTCGCGCTCATCCTCGCGCTGACGTTCGCGACGCGATTCATGGTCTTTCGAGCCTATCTGGACCCGGTTTGGTCCTGGCTGCCGTTCCTGATCGCGCTGGCGGTCTATCTGGTCCTGTGCCCGCCGGACCGACACGACGTGCGCCTCATGGCGGTTGTTCTGGTCGCCGGGCCGCTGGTGGAGATCCTCTACATCAACGTGGGCGGCCTGCATCGCTATCATCTGGGTTGGATAGGCGGTGTGCCGCTCTGGATCGCCGTCTGGTGGATACTCGTTATTCTGATCTGGAAGGACATTGCGTTCCGCATCGAGGCGGCGCTGCAAGAATGGCTGCCAGACCGTCCGTGA
- a CDS encoding radical SAM protein, with amino-acid sequence MFGRKETPHTVSAPFAGANRRRYTPRAGHPDLDACLAEAQTLAADIRPLLLKDADLSFADRCRDRWRKVRALRRSAANYLVNRGRYKGGNHALRPLYVIWTMCNSCNFRCNYCDNHQGRHYYDMADPGRLDTGQGKRLLDVMITGTPAIYWCGGEPMLRSDLPELLDHAWRLGYFPNMINTNGSLVHRRLQDPAWRKFLWQMDIVIVSLDALDTALLSRLWGVDAGRQVLVNLLLLRELRRDVTFKLAVNTVITPETIMEARAVFDLACDLDVWFVPVPVNFKHRPEAALLDSPAYREFAELILARKREGCKIIGSETLLRRLLYAEPHHCLTALKPHVWSNGAICWPCRAAVNVAPVDINLLDYQTFDEAYAAGRERIAPDHFHGKGAQQCGGDCAWMQNYTTSRYLEGLTHPVRSGFLQELREFAVNRRNG; translated from the coding sequence GTGTTCGGGAGGAAGGAAACACCGCATACGGTTTCGGCGCCGTTCGCCGGCGCGAACCGGCGACGGTACACACCCCGGGCAGGCCACCCGGACCTCGATGCATGCCTCGCGGAAGCGCAAACGCTCGCGGCCGACATCCGGCCGCTGTTGCTCAAGGATGCGGACCTCTCCTTCGCGGACCGCTGCCGGGACCGCTGGCGCAAGGTCAGGGCGTTGCGCCGATCGGCGGCGAATTATCTGGTCAACCGGGGCCGCTATAAGGGGGGAAACCACGCGTTGCGCCCCTTGTACGTCATCTGGACCATGTGCAACAGCTGCAATTTCCGGTGCAACTACTGCGACAACCACCAGGGCCGGCATTATTACGACATGGCCGACCCCGGGCGCCTGGACACCGGACAGGGCAAGCGCCTGCTCGACGTGATGATTACGGGCACGCCCGCCATCTACTGGTGCGGCGGCGAGCCGATGCTGCGCAGCGACTTGCCGGAACTGCTCGACCACGCGTGGCGTCTCGGTTATTTCCCCAACATGATCAACACGAACGGCAGCCTCGTGCACCGGCGGCTGCAAGACCCCGCGTGGCGGAAGTTTCTGTGGCAGATGGATATTGTGATCGTCAGCCTCGACGCGCTCGATACGGCGCTGCTGTCGCGGCTCTGGGGCGTGGATGCGGGGCGGCAGGTGCTCGTGAATCTGCTGCTATTGCGCGAACTGCGCCGCGACGTGACGTTCAAACTGGCCGTGAACACGGTCATCACGCCGGAGACGATTATGGAGGCGCGCGCCGTATTCGACCTGGCGTGCGACCTCGACGTGTGGTTCGTGCCGGTGCCCGTGAATTTCAAGCACCGGCCCGAGGCCGCGCTGTTGGATAGCCCCGCCTACCGCGAGTTCGCCGAACTGATTCTCGCGCGCAAGCGGGAGGGCTGCAAGATCATCGGTTCGGAAACCCTGCTGCGCCGGCTGCTCTACGCGGAACCGCATCACTGCCTTACCGCGCTCAAGCCGCATGTCTGGTCAAACGGGGCCATATGCTGGCCGTGCCGCGCCGCCGTGAACGTCGCGCCCGTCGACATCAACCTGCTGGACTACCAGACCTTCGACGAGGCCTACGCCGCCGGGCGCGAACGCATCGCCCCGGACCACTTTCACGGCAAAGGCGCGCAGCAGTGCGGCGGCGATTGCGCCTGGATGCAGAACTACACGACCTCGCGCTATCTGGAAGGACTGACGCATCCGGTGCGCAGCGGGTTCCTGCAGGAACTGCGCGAATTCGCCGTAAACCGGCGCAACGGGTAG